A genomic window from Synechococcus sp. WH 8016 includes:
- a CDS encoding DUF3887 domain-containing protein: MKLSSCLLVCALAAPMLQAFPVPAARGEQLLAQGALAPRTPLSASEASEAADALLKALQARNAQALFDRLSTPLQNATTVEAVKGRLNKAHRIKSTRVVAIYPGIDDTTVDVIAQTEQGSKELLLVLDDEGKLVAWKWLGETLPIETTALKFVRDLDAQRWIAARYYLSLDFQKEISPEDLERKWSKLSRVLGGVKRIKNAVISSKGADQQLVLVTIEFGTVTDNLFVIFDGQGRIINVDFSEDLV; the protein is encoded by the coding sequence ATGAAGCTCTCCTCCTGCCTTCTGGTCTGCGCTCTCGCGGCACCGATGCTGCAGGCGTTCCCTGTGCCAGCGGCACGAGGAGAACAGCTTTTAGCCCAGGGAGCGTTGGCGCCACGCACCCCACTGAGTGCCAGTGAGGCCAGTGAAGCAGCAGATGCACTCCTGAAAGCGCTGCAAGCCCGTAACGCCCAGGCTTTGTTTGATCGCCTATCAACGCCACTGCAAAACGCAACCACCGTTGAAGCCGTCAAGGGGCGCTTGAACAAGGCTCATCGCATCAAATCCACCCGTGTTGTGGCGATTTATCCAGGGATCGATGACACCACCGTCGATGTCATTGCCCAAACCGAGCAAGGCAGCAAAGAACTGCTTCTCGTTCTCGACGATGAAGGCAAGCTCGTGGCCTGGAAATGGTTAGGGGAAACGCTGCCGATCGAGACAACCGCTCTGAAATTTGTGCGTGATCTCGACGCACAACGCTGGATTGCAGCTCGCTACTACCTTTCGCTCGATTTTCAAAAAGAAATCTCCCCAGAAGATCTGGAACGTAAGTGGAGCAAATTAAGCCGCGTCCTGGGAGGCGTGAAGCGGATAAAAAATGCTGTCATCTCAAGCAAAGGGGCCGATCAACAACTCGTTTTGGTCACCATTGAATTTGGAACCGTGACCGACAACTTGTTCGTCATCTTCGATGGCCAAGGCCGAATCATCAATGTGGACTTCTCTGAGGATCTGGTCTGA
- a CDS encoding Nif11-like leader peptide family natural product precursor — MSREGWKDFLHAAERSPALQRELNACKETQDIIQIGKRLGFALCLDDLNHDAQAEAIGKWFEQSTIQ, encoded by the coding sequence ATGAGCCGAGAGGGTTGGAAAGACTTTTTGCACGCTGCAGAACGAAGTCCCGCTCTTCAGCGTGAGCTCAACGCCTGCAAGGAAACACAAGACATCATTCAGATTGGCAAGCGGCTTGGTTTTGCCTTGTGCTTGGACGACCTCAACCATGACGCGCAAGCCGAAGCCATTGGCAAGTGGTTCGAGCAAAGCACAATCCAATAA
- the hemE gene encoding uroporphyrinogen decarboxylase, translated as MSETLPLLLRAARGEAVERPPVWMMRQAGRYMKVYRDLRDRHPSFRERSENPDLSYEISMQPFKAFQPDGVILFSDILTPLPGMGIEFDIVESKGPQIGDPIRSLSQVEALRHLQPEESMPFVGEVLGRLRSSVGNQAAVLGFVGAPWTLAAYVVEGKSSKNYAVIKKMAFQEPALLHKLLDHFATSIATYLRYQIDSGAQVVQMFDSWAGQLSPADYDTFAAPYQKKVVDLVKQTHPDTPFILYISGSAGVLERMGRTGVDIISLDWTVDMAEGLARLPDHIGVQGNVDPGLLFGTPEAIRDRIDDCVRKARGRRHILNLGHGILPGTPEENGRAFFEAGKTVMDRIGGAD; from the coding sequence ATGAGCGAGACCCTGCCCCTACTGCTCCGTGCCGCCCGCGGAGAAGCGGTAGAGCGTCCTCCTGTCTGGATGATGCGCCAGGCAGGTCGCTACATGAAGGTCTATCGCGACCTTCGCGATCGCCACCCAAGCTTCCGTGAACGATCTGAGAACCCGGATCTCTCCTATGAGATTTCGATGCAGCCGTTCAAGGCCTTCCAGCCGGATGGGGTGATTCTGTTTTCAGACATTCTGACCCCACTTCCTGGCATGGGGATCGAGTTCGACATTGTTGAGAGCAAAGGCCCTCAAATTGGCGATCCGATCAGGAGCCTCAGTCAAGTTGAAGCTCTGAGACATCTTCAACCTGAAGAAAGCATGCCGTTTGTGGGCGAAGTGCTTGGCCGCCTGCGCAGCAGTGTTGGCAATCAGGCTGCCGTCCTCGGGTTTGTAGGGGCACCCTGGACCCTTGCGGCCTACGTCGTGGAGGGCAAAAGCAGCAAGAACTATGCGGTCATCAAAAAGATGGCCTTTCAGGAGCCAGCACTCCTGCACAAACTCCTCGATCACTTCGCGACATCGATTGCCACCTACCTCCGCTATCAAATTGATTCCGGAGCCCAGGTCGTACAAATGTTTGACTCCTGGGCCGGGCAACTCAGCCCCGCCGATTACGACACCTTTGCTGCGCCGTATCAGAAAAAAGTTGTCGATCTCGTCAAACAAACGCATCCCGACACCCCCTTCATCCTTTACATCTCTGGAAGTGCCGGGGTCTTAGAGCGAATGGGTCGCACAGGTGTCGACATCATTTCTCTGGATTGGACGGTGGACATGGCTGAAGGACTTGCGCGCCTTCCTGACCACATCGGCGTCCAGGGCAACGTGGATCCAGGACTGCTCTTTGGCACACCTGAGGCCATTCGCGATCGCATCGATGATTGCGTGCGCAAGGCCCGTGGCCGCCGCCACATCCTGAACCTGGGCCATGGAATTCTGCCTGGAACGCCTGAGGAGAACGGCCGCGCTTTCTTTGAAGCCGGCAAGACCGTCATGGATCGAATCGGGGGGGCTGATTGA
- the petE gene encoding plastocyanin → MISRLRSLLSAAIAFALVLGLGVGTANAATVEVKLGTDSGMLAFEPNTLNIKTGDTVKFVNNKLAPHNAVFDGHDELSHSDLAFAPGESWEETFTEAGTFDFYCEPHRGAGMVGKVIVE, encoded by the coding sequence ATGATCAGCCGTTTGCGTTCTCTCCTCTCAGCCGCGATTGCTTTCGCTCTCGTTCTCGGGTTAGGTGTTGGCACAGCCAACGCTGCCACTGTTGAAGTGAAGCTCGGTACAGATTCCGGAATGCTGGCTTTCGAGCCAAACACTCTGAATATCAAAACGGGTGACACAGTCAAATTCGTCAACAACAAGCTGGCCCCCCACAACGCCGTGTTTGATGGCCATGACGAACTGAGCCACAGCGATCTTGCGTTTGCTCCCGGCGAGTCATGGGAAGAGACCTTCACTGAAGCTGGAACCTTCGACTTCTACTGCGAGCCACACCGTGGCGCCGGCATGGTTGGCAAAGTCATCGTTGAATGA
- a CDS encoding TIGR03643 family protein, which translates to MTSEQLDRVIEMAWEDRTPFEAIEYQFGLMEKDVISLMRQTLKPGSFRSWRQRVSGRKTKHAATSRSNRFKAACHH; encoded by the coding sequence ATGACCAGCGAACAGTTGGATCGTGTGATTGAGATGGCCTGGGAAGACCGCACACCATTCGAGGCGATTGAATATCAGTTTGGTCTCATGGAGAAAGATGTGATCAGCTTGATGCGACAAACCTTAAAACCAGGATCCTTCCGTAGCTGGCGTCAACGCGTTTCAGGCCGCAAAACCAAGCATGCGGCCACCAGCCGTTCCAACCGCTTTAAAGCAGCCTGCCACCACTAA
- the glgB gene encoding 1,4-alpha-glucan branching protein GlgB: protein MTGAVLDWMVQDSQRLAECRHDHPFSLLGPQQLESGQWVVRAWVPEAETVELILNGERLSMQTPHHPWVFEAECSRDPGHNYKLQIRRGGIEHEQFDPWAFRHEWMGEMDRHLFAEGNHHHIWRRMGAHRCQQGGIEGVMFCLWAPNALTVSVIGNLNSWDGRYHPMQQRLGGIWELFVPELEEGHFYKYEIRTQDGHCYQKADPYGFQHEVRPDTSSIVSHLDGFQWSDDAWISSRDRRNPLDQPISVYEMHLGSWIHASADDPFIEADGTPRPPVPAADLKPGARLLTYPELADRLIPYVKEQGFSHIELMPITEHPFDGSWGYQVTGWYAPTSRYGTPDEFRAFVDRCHAEGIGVIIDWVPGHFPKDSHGLAFFDGCHLYEHADPRIGEHKEWGTLIFNYSRNEVRNFLVANLVFWFDQFHIDGIRVDAVASMLYRDYLRPDGEWLANEHGGRENTEAVRFLQQANHVLFEHFPGALSIAEESTTWPMVTQPTESGGLGFNLKWNMGWMHDMLDYFELDPWFRQFHQNNITFSIWYTYTENFMLALSHDEVVHGKSHLLHKMPGDDWQKYANTRALLAYMWTHPGKKTIFMGMEFGQRAEWNVWGDLQWDLLNYEPHAGVHRMVRELNALYKKEPALWQDDFDQYGFQWIDCNDNRHSVISFMRRESTSGSWLVVVANFTPQSHSHYRVGVPISGFYEEIFNTDAAKYGGSNLGNLGGKPSDEWGIHGYDNSLDLCLPPLSLMVFKHDPKKSLAEVSVKESA from the coding sequence ATGACCGGCGCTGTTCTCGACTGGATGGTTCAGGACAGCCAGAGGCTGGCTGAATGCCGACACGACCATCCCTTCTCTCTTTTGGGGCCCCAACAGCTGGAGTCGGGCCAATGGGTCGTGAGAGCTTGGGTTCCCGAAGCTGAAACCGTTGAGTTGATCCTCAATGGCGAACGCCTATCGATGCAAACGCCTCATCACCCATGGGTTTTTGAGGCCGAATGTTCTCGGGATCCAGGCCATAACTACAAATTGCAGATCCGCCGTGGCGGGATCGAACACGAACAATTCGATCCTTGGGCTTTTCGGCATGAGTGGATGGGCGAGATGGATCGCCACCTCTTTGCAGAGGGCAATCACCATCACATTTGGCGTCGGATGGGAGCCCACCGCTGCCAACAAGGTGGCATTGAAGGTGTGATGTTCTGCCTGTGGGCACCGAATGCACTCACCGTCAGCGTGATCGGAAATCTCAATTCATGGGATGGCCGCTACCACCCCATGCAGCAGAGACTGGGCGGCATCTGGGAGTTGTTCGTTCCTGAGCTTGAGGAAGGACACTTTTACAAATATGAGATCCGCACCCAAGACGGCCACTGTTATCAGAAGGCTGACCCCTATGGCTTCCAGCATGAAGTCAGGCCTGATACCAGCTCAATCGTTAGTCATCTCGACGGATTTCAGTGGAGTGATGACGCCTGGATCAGTAGCCGAGATCGTAGGAACCCTCTCGATCAGCCGATCTCGGTCTACGAGATGCACCTTGGCAGCTGGATTCACGCCTCAGCAGACGATCCATTCATCGAAGCCGATGGAACGCCACGCCCACCGGTGCCTGCGGCCGATCTCAAGCCAGGGGCCCGTCTGCTCACCTACCCAGAGCTTGCCGATCGTCTGATCCCTTACGTCAAAGAGCAAGGATTCAGCCACATCGAATTGATGCCGATCACAGAGCATCCCTTCGATGGTTCATGGGGATACCAAGTCACCGGTTGGTACGCACCCACAAGCCGCTACGGCACTCCCGACGAATTTCGCGCCTTCGTCGATCGCTGCCATGCCGAGGGCATCGGAGTGATTATCGATTGGGTGCCTGGTCACTTCCCCAAAGACAGTCATGGGCTTGCCTTCTTCGATGGCTGCCACCTGTACGAACACGCCGACCCACGGATTGGCGAGCACAAGGAATGGGGGACCCTGATCTTCAATTACAGCCGCAATGAAGTTAGAAACTTCCTTGTTGCCAATCTCGTTTTCTGGTTTGACCAATTCCATATCGATGGCATCCGAGTGGATGCGGTGGCATCGATGCTCTACCGAGATTATTTGCGGCCTGATGGTGAGTGGCTAGCGAACGAACACGGGGGTAGAGAAAACACGGAAGCGGTGCGCTTCCTTCAACAAGCCAATCACGTCCTGTTTGAGCATTTCCCCGGTGCTCTCTCGATCGCCGAAGAATCCACCACTTGGCCCATGGTGACTCAGCCCACAGAGAGTGGTGGCCTGGGCTTCAACCTCAAATGGAACATGGGTTGGATGCACGACATGCTCGATTATTTCGAGCTGGATCCGTGGTTCCGCCAGTTTCATCAAAACAACATCACGTTTTCGATCTGGTACACGTACACCGAAAACTTCATGCTTGCCCTCAGTCACGACGAAGTCGTGCATGGCAAGAGTCATCTTCTGCACAAGATGCCCGGTGATGACTGGCAGAAGTACGCCAACACGCGGGCCTTACTGGCCTACATGTGGACGCACCCAGGCAAGAAAACGATCTTCATGGGCATGGAGTTCGGCCAACGTGCTGAATGGAACGTGTGGGGAGATCTCCAGTGGGATTTGCTGAACTACGAGCCGCACGCGGGCGTGCACCGAATGGTGAGAGAACTAAATGCGCTCTATAAAAAAGAGCCTGCTCTCTGGCAGGACGATTTTGATCAGTACGGCTTCCAGTGGATCGATTGCAATGACAATCGCCATTCCGTGATCAGTTTCATGCGCCGAGAAAGCACAAGTGGCTCCTGGCTTGTGGTCGTGGCCAACTTCACCCCCCAAAGCCATTCCCATTACAGGGTGGGAGTTCCCATCTCTGGCTTCTACGAAGAGATCTTCAATACGGATGCTGCCAAATACGGCGGCAGCAATCTTGGAAATCTTGGTGGCAAGCCCTCCGATGAGTGGGGCATCCATGGTTACGACAACTCCCTAGATCTCTGCCTGCCACCGCTCAGCCTGATGGTGTTTAAGCACGACCCCAAAAAAAGTTTGGCTGAAGTCTCCGTCAAAGAGAGTGCTTAG
- a CDS encoding c-type cytochrome, translating into MLNPISLFALMLCISLNLLGVSPAFAASTPAVDLDHGGQLFSANCAACHMGGGNVISASRTLSQSDLQAHLNEYGDDHIEAIEHQIENGKNAMPSFVGKLSEQDIIDVAAYVELKAEKGWQR; encoded by the coding sequence ATGCTTAATCCCATTTCCCTGTTTGCTTTGATGCTCTGCATCAGCCTCAACCTCTTGGGAGTCTCGCCTGCATTTGCGGCCAGCACTCCTGCCGTTGACCTCGATCATGGTGGCCAACTGTTTTCAGCCAATTGTGCTGCCTGTCATATGGGCGGTGGCAACGTGATCAGTGCCTCCAGAACCTTGAGTCAAAGTGATCTGCAAGCGCATCTCAATGAGTACGGCGACGATCACATCGAGGCCATCGAGCACCAAATTGAAAACGGAAAAAATGCGATGCCCTCGTTTGTAGGGAAGTTGAGCGAACAAGACATCATTGATGTGGCTGCCTACGTAGAACTGAAGGCTGAAAAGGGCTGGCAACGATGA
- a CDS encoding NAD(P)-dependent oxidoreductase, whose translation MIQAPERILITGASGCVGQYTAAWLLENSDAELLLWLRDPAKLSAISADQPRVRLLIGDLRETDRFASELSTVTRVIHTATAWGDPERAHQVNVVAVKRMLALLNPAVVEQIIYFSTASILDRSLQPLQEALAYGTEYIQTKAQCLRELEQHPLAERIVAVFPTLVFGGRVDGTSPFPTSYLTEGLAEASKWLWLARWLRADASFHFIHAADIAAICGILATTPHQPNPEPGQGPVRRLVMGQPWISVNDAVATLCRWRGVSRTPGIPLWSWLIEGLIKILPIEINAWDRFSIHQRHFVHDPVTQPERFGGRSHGPDLETVLMDSGLPHRGSI comes from the coding sequence TTGATCCAGGCACCCGAACGAATCCTGATTACCGGCGCTAGTGGTTGCGTCGGCCAGTACACAGCAGCTTGGCTACTGGAAAATTCTGATGCCGAGTTGCTGCTTTGGCTGCGTGATCCAGCCAAACTTTCGGCGATCTCAGCGGATCAACCGCGTGTACGCCTGTTAATCGGTGATCTTCGAGAAACAGACCGATTTGCCAGCGAACTCTCCACTGTGACCAGGGTGATTCATACGGCCACCGCATGGGGAGATCCTGAACGTGCCCACCAGGTCAATGTTGTTGCCGTCAAGCGGATGCTGGCCCTGCTGAATCCAGCCGTCGTAGAGCAAATCATCTACTTCTCTACCGCCAGCATTCTCGATCGTTCGTTGCAGCCGCTCCAGGAAGCCCTGGCCTACGGCACCGAATACATTCAAACCAAGGCGCAATGCTTGAGGGAGCTGGAACAACACCCCTTGGCTGAACGCATTGTGGCCGTGTTTCCAACATTGGTCTTCGGCGGAAGGGTGGATGGAACAAGCCCCTTCCCCACGAGTTACCTCACGGAAGGCCTAGCAGAAGCCAGCAAATGGTTATGGCTGGCTCGCTGGCTGAGAGCCGATGCCAGCTTTCATTTCATCCATGCGGCTGACATTGCAGCCATCTGCGGAATCCTGGCGACCACGCCTCATCAACCGAATCCAGAACCTGGCCAGGGACCCGTCCGCAGACTTGTGATGGGGCAACCATGGATCAGCGTGAACGATGCTGTTGCCACCCTCTGCCGCTGGAGAGGTGTTTCACGAACTCCTGGGATCCCCCTTTGGAGCTGGCTGATTGAAGGCTTGATCAAGATCCTTCCGATCGAAATCAACGCATGGGATCGCTTTTCCATCCACCAGCGCCACTTCGTTCATGATCCCGTCACCCAGCCTGAACGCTTTGGAGGTCGCAGCCATGGACCAGACCTTGAAACAGTTCTGATGGATTCGGGCCTTCCACACCGTGGAAGCATCTGA